Within the Telopea speciosissima isolate NSW1024214 ecotype Mountain lineage chromosome 4, Tspe_v1, whole genome shotgun sequence genome, the region cctatATTCTTTTTTATCAGATTACCAACAACCGTTAAACAAGATGGGAATCCCTCGGTACTGCAACTTAAACAGGGTGACAGTAAAGACCTTAAGAAGTAAGTGTTAAAGAGATGTTTGTTAAGAGCATCATACTGTTTTCACTTAACAGATAGCAACTAGTGACTTAAGTGATTCTTTCCTTCTTGTTTTTTGGCAGGGAGACAGAGTTATTGAAGGAAAACCCATTACGCAATTTCCCTCTAAACAGTTTTCCTCGTTGATCAGAAAACCCATTATTATATGTTGTATCTTTGCTTACATTGATCAGCTTTTATCTCTAAAGCTTGATTCTTGACATACTTCTCTATTGGACGCATAAATGCTGATAAGTGTTGCAGCTCTTCATTTTTAATCGGATATGTGTTTCAAACGGTTagtttggattggttttggaaagatttttttgtttgtcgATTCTAGGTCAGACCAAGAACCAGACCATTAAGTTGTTTTAGTCTGCAAAAatgaaactaaaatttataatgaTTTGTCCGGTTTTTTTAGATACGTTATGATTTCTTTTAATGATCTCTTTTTGGTCTATTGTAAGCACCGatcttttattgatttttttggtttcgaTCTTTCATTGGGttctaaaaaccaaaaccaatgaACTAATACAatttggtttgagaggttccgATCAGTTCAACCGGATTgatctaatttttttgtttcaatctttCATTGGgttcaaaaaattcaaaaccaatAAATCGATACAATTGCTAGAGTTTTAGATTTTAGCATAAGGATGCTTAAAGCAATACATCCTAcatatcaaatttgaaataatgTAGTTGTCTCcaactagtatttatagaaaaGACTAACGTTTTAAGTTAGATAGGTTATATCCAATGGAGCCCACCACACTTTAATTACTTATTCATGtaggtttatatatataaaaggtaTAGAATATAACCAACAACAATTTGGTCTGATACGTTCCAATCAGTTCAGCCGGATCGATTTGATTTTTGACACCGTTTATCAAGTCGGAATTGATTGAGCGATATGATAGGTGAAGGAATGGGCCCATTAGCTAACTGCTAACCTTCGTCTCTAAACTGGTTCGGCCGCGGTTTAATAAGCTCTACCACGAACCACGCCCCTTAAATGTCGGACCGCTTTTCATTAGCTTCATGTGTCGTTCCTTCTGTATTTCCATGGCGAAACTCTAGAAGGTTCTTTCCTCTAACTTCTCGGGGTTCCGAAATCAATCCAGGACAGCGAAGCTAGGTCAGTTTGTTTTGCATCCTTATTTGGACATAGATTTATCATGTTAATGGTTTCTTCTGCGAGTTAGTgtttttcatttgtcattttcttcGTCTTCAATTTATGCAGAGACTGCACTTTAAATTCGATAGAATAGAtcgatatatacatatatttgtttcttcttatgtctgtaaattagggttttgtagGATAGTTGTTGTGTCTCGTTTTTTTTCCCGTCCTCTAGAGTaccttcattttctttctcttcccttcacGCTTATCCGGGATTTGCAAACAAGGGTTTTCATTTTGGGTTGTAGCAGGTTGAGATCAGTAGAAATCGAGGCATAGCCTTTGGAAACCAAGCCATATTCTTTGCTTATTGGGCCTTAGGGCTGCTGTTTGCTTTCGTTCATCTTCATGGCGGAGCATTTAGCTTCTATCTTCGGCACAGAAAAGGACAGAGTGAATTGCCCCTTTTATTTCAAGATTGGTGCATGCCGCCATGGTGATAGATGCTCTCGTATTCACAACCGGCCCACCATTTCCCCAACTCTCCTTCTAGCAAACATGTACCAACGGCCTGACATGATCACCCCTGGTGTTGATCCCCAAGGACAGCCCATCGACCCTCGGAAGATCCAGGAACACTTTGAAGACTTCTATGAGGACATCTTTGAGGAGCTCAACAAATTCGGTGAGATAGAGAGTTTGAACATCTGTGACAACCTTGCGGATCACATGGTTGGTAACGTATACGTCCAGTTCAAGGAGGAAGACCAAGCAGCTGCAGCTTTGGGGGCACTGCAGGGGCGCTTCTATTCTGGTCGCCCAATCATTGTTGATTTCTCTCCGGTGACTGATTTCCGTGAAGCAACTTGCCGGCAGTTTGAGGAGAACAGCTGCAATAGAGGGGGATACTGTAATTTCATGCATGTGAAGCAGATTTCAAGGGATTTGAGGAGGAAGCTCTTTGGAAGGTATCGTCAGTCAAGGGGGAGCCGGAGTCGAAGCCGAAGTCCAAGTCCATACTCCCGTAAGGAATCAGATAGGCGTGAAGACTACCGTGATCGGTACTACAGGAATGGTCGCCAGAGTGCGGACAGGTATGGAAGATACGACAGTGATGGGGGAAGGCGACGGCATGGGAGTCAGAGGCGAACCACAAGCCCGGTTAGGGAAGGGAGTGAGGAACGGAGAGCAAGGATCGAACAATGGAATAGGGAGAGGGAAGAGAATCAGCGGTAACTTCATTTTGACGGTTGATCAGTGGCTATTTCTCTCTACAGAGAATTCAATAGGATAAGGAGGAGCTCTTATTGTCATTGTTCGATAATTGGTAATGAGTTGAGGCCTAGCAGTCTTTGTTATGCTTCTTGAACCTGGACCAAAACTGGAGTCTTTTGGGGTGGTGAATGAGAAATAGGTAGCTGTTATTAGGATTTGGTTATTAGAAATAGTTTGGGAGTGAAAAATAAGTACTTAGTTTCTATGTTTTGTGCCTTTTCACCATTATATTATGCTAGAATTGAAAGCTTTACGTTCGTTTTCTTTTGTGCACTTGTGCATCTtatctttcatttgtttttcAATGAATCGTTTCTTCTAATCAAATCATCATGTCTTTTTTCTGACGTGTAAATTGTAAAACcaatttagttggaataaggctttGTTGAGTTGAGTCAAGTCgaatatttataaatttatCTCATGAAAGATCAATAGAGTACAAGGGAAAATCCACTGTATAAAATTCAATGGAGATCTCCAAGGGCATGAGTCTGTAAAGATTTCAGAATCAGGATGAGTTTGCCTTTTTCTTTGGAATTTCCACCTTTGGTGTCttaccattttttttgggtacctATCATCACCATGTCAAGTCTCATTCTAGATCACTGGGAGGTGCTCTATAGAAATCtgtcaaaataatttaaattttatgcTTCTTGAGGATGTCATGAAGAAAATGGAGCGCATCTCAAGTACTAATTCTGTCCCATGGCTCAGTCTGTGTAcctagcatttttttttttttaagtttgatgCTTAGAAAAAAGTGTCCTATGCTTCTTTAGGGACTAAGTTTGGGGGGTTTGGGGTGGACTTTGCCTGGGTAGTGTCGTAGATGGTTCAGACAAATATAGTTGTGGGGTTACTAGCTCTCCCCATCCTAGTGGTGCCATGTCACTTACTTCGTTAGTATTTCCCCAATTGCTTTATTTTTTCTGACCTTTTAACATTTTTAGAATCCGGATGCCCTGGTAATACTTGGGGAACACCTTGGAAACATGTTTCTCAGTGGATATATTTGTCATGGACTTCGCTCTATATCCTTGCCCATCTTTTGATATTTCTTACTCCATCTTGGCATTGTGTATGCCAGTTCCCAGTCTATTACCATTTTGGTTTCTCAGGTACTTCTTTGAATTGTGTGCGACACTAAAACTTATTGACTTCGAGAATGACATCAGATCCTAAAACCTGATTATAATTATAAATTTTTTGGACTTCCTATTAACTTCTCTTGATTTTGTTCCATAATCCATGACAGGGGTGCCAGTATGCATGTCTGATCCACTTcttgcgggggggggggggggggataggtcAGTATGGTGTTTGTTTGATATAGTGCTCATTATTGATGAAAGAAGCCAGTGTTGAAATGACAATAAAAATATATCAAGTTGAATCCAGGCAGTCCTAAAttttttcttacatatatcgGACCAGGATATAATGCCAATGATAGTGAACCTATTTGATTCTCCCGAGTCTGTGTGATCTTTGTCATATTTTTCTGTTCttgtttatatatgtaataGAATATTAAATCATATTCCCAAGTATGAGTATATGTTTtcattgttttatatttatgttaaTTACACCAATTTATTGATTGAAATAATCGTTTTCCTTGCCACTTAGGTTCTGGTGGAGGATGTTATGTAAAGAATTCATGGTGCTGCTTGctttctagtttctactg harbors:
- the LOC122660347 gene encoding splicing factor U2af small subunit B-like → MAEHLASIFGTEKDRVNCPFYFKIGACRHGDRCSRIHNRPTISPTLLLANMYQRPDMITPGVDPQGQPIDPRKIQEHFEDFYEDIFEELNKFGEIESLNICDNLADHMVGNVYVQFKEEDQAAAALGALQGRFYSGRPIIVDFSPVTDFREATCRQFEENSCNRGGYCNFMHVKQISRDLRRKLFGRYRQSRGSRSRSRSPSPYSRKESDRREDYRDRYYRNGRQSADRYGRYDSDGGRRRHGSQRRTTSPVREGSEERRARIEQWNREREENQR